Proteins encoded in a region of the Streptomyces akebiae genome:
- a CDS encoding MBL fold metallo-hydrolase, protein MTTTPKPAPSAKKTKEAQEAQDAAALRPIPEFEGVHDVWPRGDRLRAVRSAAATYRERFVQQGRIRAVRSFDIAAAPYPTRFGFHGAALAVNPFVSIVNRMLVVQFDGFDGEPKTLVWEPTVAAGTAQAPFYAQLKRLAGDFLTEHVFARYYQDPNTVLPSCGLRPEDVDFVSFDHLHVQDVRMIMGSTSTIPGERAPREALFPRARLLVHRRELGTFASTHPMQWAWYVDGGMDGVPPERVTAFDGDVELGVGVSLLWTPGHTDGNHSLVLNTPDGVWVSSENGISADNWQPELSRIPGVRRHAAFYGHEVVPNANTLEDSLDQYDSMVKEKTLADPSRRDPRWLQILPSSELAPFKRHWPVVPSFVHGGLNYGELSPAGGGR, encoded by the coding sequence GTGACCACCACGCCCAAGCCGGCGCCCAGCGCGAAGAAGACCAAGGAGGCCCAGGAGGCCCAGGACGCCGCCGCTCTGCGCCCCATCCCCGAATTCGAAGGTGTCCACGACGTCTGGCCCCGCGGTGACCGGCTGCGCGCCGTGCGCAGCGCCGCGGCCACCTACCGTGAGCGGTTCGTCCAGCAGGGCCGCATCCGCGCCGTCCGCAGTTTCGACATCGCCGCCGCCCCGTACCCGACCCGGTTCGGCTTCCACGGCGCCGCGCTCGCCGTCAACCCGTTCGTGAGCATCGTCAACCGGATGCTCGTCGTGCAGTTCGACGGCTTCGACGGTGAGCCGAAGACACTGGTGTGGGAGCCGACCGTCGCCGCCGGAACGGCTCAAGCGCCGTTCTACGCCCAGCTCAAGCGGCTGGCGGGGGACTTTCTCACCGAGCACGTCTTCGCCCGCTACTACCAGGACCCGAACACCGTCCTGCCCTCCTGCGGTCTGCGACCCGAGGACGTGGACTTCGTCAGCTTCGACCATCTGCACGTCCAGGACGTGCGCATGATCATGGGAAGTACCAGCACCATTCCCGGCGAACGGGCACCCCGCGAAGCGCTGTTCCCGCGCGCCCGGCTGCTGGTGCACCGCAGGGAGCTGGGCACCTTCGCATCGACGCATCCGATGCAGTGGGCCTGGTACGTCGACGGAGGCATGGACGGGGTACCGCCCGAGCGCGTCACCGCCTTCGACGGCGATGTCGAACTCGGTGTCGGCGTCAGCCTGTTGTGGACCCCCGGCCATACGGACGGCAACCACTCCCTGGTGCTGAACACCCCCGACGGAGTGTGGGTCTCCTCCGAGAACGGCATCTCGGCCGACAACTGGCAGCCCGAGCTCTCCCGCATCCCCGGGGTGCGCCGCCACGCCGCGTTCTACGGCCATGAGGTGGTGCCCAACGCCAACACCCTGGAGGACTCCCTCGACCAGTACGACTCCATGGTCAAGGAGAAGACGCTCGCCGACCCCAGCCGACGCGATCCGCGCTGGCTGCAGATCCTGCCCTCCTCGGAGCTGGCTCCCTTCAAGCGGCACTGGCCGGTGGTGCCCAGCTTCGTCCACGGCGGTCTGAACTACGGCGAACTCAGCCCTGCCGGTGGTGGCCGATGA
- a CDS encoding alpha/beta fold hydrolase, whose product MTGPAARRIAADGVELAAYQWGLSTAPPVVLVHGYPDTSAVWRPVAERLADCFHVTAFDVRGAGASHRPRGLHAYRMSRLEADLEAVLDAVSPDRPVHLVGHDWGSIHSWESVTGTRLAGRIASFTSISGPCLDHVGHLIRARLRPRHPDLPKMLRQAARSWYIAYFHVPLLPTLTWRALGHRWRAFLTGSQGVPGHAPYPAPTLARDAVSGIALYRANMLPRLLRPRDRPTTVPVQLIIPTRDFCVTPVLSYGVERWTGRIRRRPIDAGHWVQLSHPEEVASRIAEFAHHVEDGSRRSPDHTAHPI is encoded by the coding sequence ATGACCGGCCCGGCCGCCCGCCGGATCGCCGCGGACGGCGTGGAGTTGGCCGCCTACCAGTGGGGATTGTCCACGGCTCCTCCGGTGGTGCTGGTCCACGGCTATCCGGACACCAGCGCCGTGTGGCGCCCGGTCGCCGAGCGCCTGGCCGACTGCTTCCACGTCACCGCCTTCGACGTGCGGGGAGCCGGTGCCTCCCACCGGCCCAGGGGTCTGCACGCCTACCGGATGTCCCGCCTGGAAGCCGACCTGGAGGCGGTTCTCGACGCCGTCAGCCCCGACCGCCCGGTGCACCTGGTCGGACACGACTGGGGATCGATCCACTCCTGGGAGTCGGTCACCGGCACCCGCCTGGCCGGGCGGATCGCCTCGTTCACCTCCATCTCCGGACCCTGCCTGGACCACGTCGGCCACCTGATCCGGGCCCGCCTTCGGCCACGGCATCCGGACCTGCCGAAGATGCTGAGGCAGGCCGCACGGTCCTGGTACATCGCCTACTTCCATGTCCCGCTCCTGCCCACCCTGACCTGGAGAGCGCTGGGACACCGCTGGCGCGCCTTCCTCACCGGCTCCCAAGGCGTGCCCGGGCACGCCCCCTACCCCGCGCCGACGCTGGCCCGCGACGCCGTGTCCGGCATCGCGCTGTACCGCGCCAACATGCTGCCCCGCCTGCTGCGTCCCCGGGACCGGCCGACCACCGTCCCGGTTCAGCTCATCATCCCCACCCGCGACTTCTGCGTCACCCCGGTGCTGTCGTACGGAGTGGAGCGCTGGACGGGCCGGATACGACGGCGTCCGATCGACGCCGGGCACTGGGTACAGCTCAGCCACCCCGAGGAGGTCGCGTCCCGGATCGCGGAATTCGCCCACCACGTCGAAGACGGCTCCCGCCGCAGTCCGGACCACACCGCGCACCCGATCTGA